One Mycobacterium kubicae genomic window carries:
- the egtD gene encoding L-histidine N(alpha)-methyltransferase produces the protein MTLSLSNHLAEDSAYLALRRDVFDGLQQTPKSLPPKWFYDSVGSDLFDQITRLPEYYPTRAEAAILRARSVDIASASGADTLVELGSGTSEKTRMLLDALRGQGSLRRFVPFDVDANVLSAAANAIQREYPGVEIHAVCGDFEEHLTEIPGGGRRLFVFLGSTIGNLTPGPRAQFLATLAAVMRPGDSLLLGTDLVKDTDRLVRAYDDAAGVTAKFNRNVLSVVNRELDADFDVDAFAHVARWNAEEERIEMWLRSQRQQRVRVGALDLTVEFAAGEEMLTEVSCKFRPQAVDAELAEAGLRRTHWWTDDAGDFGLSLAAK, from the coding sequence ATGACGCTGTCGCTGTCCAACCATCTGGCCGAGGACTCGGCTTATCTCGCGCTGCGGCGCGACGTGTTCGACGGCCTGCAGCAAACACCGAAGTCGTTGCCGCCCAAGTGGTTCTACGATTCGGTGGGCAGCGATCTGTTCGACCAGATCACCCGGTTGCCCGAATATTATCCGACGCGCGCCGAGGCGGCGATTCTGCGCGCGCGATCGGTCGACATCGCTTCGGCGAGCGGGGCGGACACGCTGGTGGAGTTGGGCAGCGGCACTTCGGAGAAGACGCGAATGCTGCTCGACGCATTACGGGGGCAGGGATCGCTGCGCCGGTTCGTGCCGTTCGATGTCGACGCCAACGTGTTGTCGGCGGCCGCCAACGCCATTCAGCGCGAGTACCCAGGCGTCGAAATCCACGCTGTGTGTGGTGATTTCGAGGAGCACCTGACCGAAATCCCCGGCGGTGGACGGCGATTGTTCGTCTTCTTGGGGTCGACGATCGGTAACCTCACGCCGGGCCCGCGTGCGCAGTTCCTCGCTACGTTGGCCGCCGTGATGCGCCCGGGAGACAGCCTGCTGCTGGGCACCGACCTGGTCAAGGACACCGACCGCCTGGTCCGGGCCTACGACGACGCGGCGGGGGTGACGGCGAAGTTCAACCGCAATGTGCTGTCGGTGGTCAACCGGGAACTCGACGCGGATTTCGACGTCGATGCCTTCGCGCATGTGGCGCGGTGGAACGCCGAAGAAGAGCGCATCGAGATGTGGCTGCGCTCGCAGCGCCAGCAGCGGGTGCGCGTGGGTGCCCTGGATTTGACGGTCGAGTTTGCCGCCGGTGAGGAGATGCTGACCGAGGTGTCGTGTAAGTTCCGCCCGCAGGCGGTCGACGCCGAGCTGGCCGAGGCGGGGTTGCGTCGCACGCACTGGTGGACCGACGACGCAGGCGATTTCGGATTGTCGCTGGCCGCCAAGTGA
- a CDS encoding class I SAM-dependent methyltransferase — protein MTSEVMDWDGAYRGEAGFEGPPPWNIGEPQPELAALIAEGKVRSDVLDAGCGFAELSLALAAQGYTVVGIDITPTAIAAATKAAQTRGLTTASFEQADITSFTGYDGRFATVIDSTLFHSLPVEGRDGYLRSVHRAAAPGANYYVLVFAKGAFPAELETKPNEVDEEELRAAVSKYWEIDEIRPAFIHANASAIPNEVPETPIAFPPHDLDEKGRIKFPAYLLQAHKPAQ, from the coding sequence ATGACATCTGAGGTTATGGACTGGGACGGCGCATACCGGGGAGAAGCCGGCTTCGAGGGTCCGCCACCCTGGAATATCGGTGAGCCGCAGCCCGAACTGGCGGCGTTGATCGCCGAGGGGAAGGTCCGCAGTGACGTGCTGGACGCCGGATGTGGGTTCGCCGAATTGTCACTGGCGCTGGCCGCCCAGGGCTACACCGTGGTGGGCATCGACATCACCCCGACCGCGATAGCGGCGGCCACCAAGGCCGCACAAACACGCGGGCTGACCACGGCCAGCTTCGAGCAAGCCGACATTACGTCGTTCACCGGCTATGACGGGCGCTTCGCCACGGTCATCGACAGCACGCTGTTTCACTCGCTGCCGGTGGAGGGACGCGACGGCTATCTGCGGTCGGTGCATCGCGCGGCGGCCCCCGGCGCCAACTATTACGTGCTGGTGTTCGCCAAGGGCGCTTTCCCCGCCGAACTGGAGACCAAGCCCAACGAGGTGGACGAGGAGGAGTTGCGCGCCGCGGTGAGCAAGTACTGGGAGATCGACGAGATCCGCCCGGCCTTCATCCACGCCAACGCCTCGGCGATCCCGAACGAGGTGCCCGAGACCCCGATCGCCTTCCCGCCGCACGACCTCGACGAGAAGGGCCGCATCAAGTTCCCGGCCTATCTGCTGCAGGCGCACAAACCGGCTCAGTAG
- the glpK gene encoding glycerol kinase GlpK, which yields MPESCEFVAAIDQGTTSTRCMIFDHDGAEVARHQLEHEQILPRAGWVEHDPVEIWERTSSVLMSVLNRANLTAKNIAALGITNQRETTLVWNRRTGRPYYNAIVWQDTRTDRIASALDRDGRGEVIRRKAGLPPATYFAAGKLQWILDNVDGVRDAAQRGDALFGTADSWVLWNLTGGPRGGVHVTDVTNASRTMLMNLETLDWDDELLSLFSVPREMLPSIQPSSPVLPYGVTVDTGPVGGEVPITGMLGDQHAAMVGQVCLDTGEAKNTYGTGNFLLLNTGEQIVRSDNGLLTTVCYQFGDAKPVYALEGSIAVTGSAVQWLRDQLGIISGAAQSEALARQVDDNGGVYFVPAFSGLFAPYWRSDARGAIVGLSRYNTNAHVARATLEAICYQSRDVVDAMAADSGVRLEVLKVDGGITANDLCMQIQADVLGVDVVRPVVAETTALGAAYAAGLAVGFWDDPSDLRANWKEDKRWTPAWSDDQRAQGYTGWRKAVERTLDWVDVS from the coding sequence TTGCCCGAGTCCTGTGAATTCGTAGCCGCCATCGATCAGGGCACGACCAGCACGCGCTGCATGATCTTCGACCACGACGGGGCCGAAGTCGCCCGTCATCAGCTCGAGCACGAACAGATCCTGCCGCGCGCCGGCTGGGTCGAACACGACCCCGTGGAAATCTGGGAACGCACGTCGTCGGTGCTGATGTCGGTGCTGAACCGGGCCAATCTCACTGCCAAAAACATTGCGGCGCTGGGCATAACCAACCAGCGCGAGACGACCCTGGTGTGGAACCGGCGCACCGGACGGCCCTATTACAACGCGATCGTCTGGCAGGACACCCGCACTGACCGCATCGCCTCGGCGCTGGACCGCGACGGCCGCGGCGAGGTCATCCGCCGCAAGGCCGGCCTGCCGCCGGCCACCTACTTCGCCGCCGGAAAGCTGCAGTGGATTCTGGACAACGTCGACGGGGTCCGCGATGCCGCGCAACGAGGTGACGCGCTGTTCGGCACCGCCGACAGCTGGGTGCTGTGGAATCTGACCGGCGGCCCGCGCGGCGGCGTGCACGTCACCGACGTGACCAACGCCAGTCGCACCATGCTGATGAATCTCGAGACGCTGGACTGGGACGACGAGTTGCTGTCGTTGTTCTCCGTGCCGCGCGAGATGCTGCCGTCCATTCAGCCGTCGTCCCCGGTGCTGCCGTACGGCGTCACCGTCGATACCGGTCCGGTGGGCGGTGAGGTGCCGATCACCGGGATGCTCGGCGACCAGCACGCGGCGATGGTGGGGCAGGTGTGCCTGGACACCGGGGAAGCGAAGAACACCTATGGCACCGGCAACTTTCTGCTGCTCAATACCGGCGAACAGATCGTGCGGTCCGACAACGGGTTGTTGACCACGGTGTGTTACCAGTTCGGCGACGCCAAACCGGTCTATGCGCTGGAGGGTTCGATCGCGGTGACCGGGTCGGCGGTGCAGTGGTTGCGCGATCAGTTGGGGATCATCAGCGGCGCCGCGCAGAGCGAGGCGCTGGCGCGTCAGGTCGACGACAACGGCGGGGTGTACTTCGTGCCGGCGTTCTCCGGGCTGTTCGCCCCGTACTGGCGATCGGATGCGCGCGGCGCCATCGTCGGGTTGTCCCGGTACAACACCAACGCGCATGTGGCGCGCGCGACGCTGGAGGCGATCTGCTACCAGAGCCGCGATGTGGTGGATGCGATGGCGGCCGATTCCGGGGTGCGCCTCGAGGTATTGAAGGTCGACGGCGGCATCACCGCCAACGACTTGTGCATGCAGATCCAGGCTGACGTGCTGGGGGTGGACGTCGTGCGGCCGGTGGTCGCCGAGACCACCGCCCTGGGCGCGGCCTACGCGGCCGGGTTGGCCGTCGGGTTCTGGGACGACCCGTCCGACCTGCGCGCCAACTGGAAGGAAGACAAACGCTGGACGCCGGCGTGGAGCGACGATCAGCGCGCCCAGGGTTATACCGGCTGGCGTAAAGCCGTCGAGCGCACCCTGGACTGGGTCGACGTCTCCTGA
- a CDS encoding PPE family protein, with amino-acid sequence MNFSVLPPEINSLRIFLGAGPAPMLEAAAAWDGLASELSTAAASFNSVTAGLVGGSWQGAASQAMAAAAAPYVGWLSAVTAQAEQTAAQARTMASAFEAVRAATVHPAIIDANRAGLLSLVRTNLFGFNTPAIAAFEAAYEEMWAVDVAAMFDYYAQAAAAVSTLTPFAQPLQALAGLASQVASAPAAAAAPAAAATRSLQLSLGWANVGAGDFGFGNLGSGNIGNGNFGLSNLGSANLGDWNIGLGNLGTSNIGFGNFGFGNQGFANSGNFNIGLGNTGNNNIGIGLTGNNQFGINLNSGAGNIGLFNSGTGNIGFFNSGTGNYGLFNSGSFNTGIGNSGIANTGFFNPGSINTGAFNAGVANTGTYNAGSFNTGDVNPGSYNTGSFNIGNTNTGYSNWGNYNTGAFNSGNLNNGFGWTGDQQGGVYFAVTTPDIQLPPVDISKILVGAFNLPQIDVPPIHIGQFVSPEALVSAFKLPQITVPPIDIGPFLSPVAALSAFQTPAITLPSVSVPSGATLANLMLGAFQTPAITLPSISVPSGATLANLAVGAFQLPEITIPPINIASGQLPPISVGGFSLPQINTPAITVPGIQLPEITIPEFNTPLIKITPWSLPSISIPNFTFPTISFPDIIIPGGDQTLITLHTGFALAPDYQIQLGNININQILLGSQNPGSFGGFTFPSIGIGQMTLPTLNISNNGGPYTFPSIGISGFTIPALQINPISLQPFDLPQVSWPAFSTPQLTIPRISLSDFLLPQLSWPAFSTQPFTIPPIGIGDFLLPQLSWPAFTTPQFTIPPIGIGTFNLPQLASQAFSLPQIGIPPISLGAFNLPQIFSEAFDLPSFGIPPISLGAFNLPDVSIPSIHLYSQKLFEFQIPPAPGFGNTTDSILTSSGFFNTGGGNVSGFFNNGSNASGFFTGNPLGLNGVSGYNVFGEISSGISNLGGGVSGIGNIGTATVNSFVSGLESIGSNLAGIFLQNY; translated from the coding sequence ATGAACTTCTCAGTGTTGCCGCCGGAGATCAATTCGCTCCGGATCTTCTTGGGCGCGGGACCCGCGCCGATGCTGGAGGCGGCGGCAGCATGGGACGGACTGGCCAGCGAATTGAGCACCGCCGCCGCATCATTCAACTCCGTAACCGCAGGTCTGGTCGGCGGCTCATGGCAGGGCGCGGCGTCGCAGGCGATGGCTGCGGCCGCGGCACCGTACGTCGGATGGTTGAGCGCAGTCACCGCGCAGGCCGAGCAGACGGCCGCGCAGGCCCGCACGATGGCCAGTGCGTTCGAAGCGGTGCGGGCGGCGACCGTTCATCCGGCGATCATCGACGCCAACCGCGCCGGGCTGCTCTCGCTGGTGCGGACCAACCTGTTCGGCTTCAATACCCCGGCGATCGCGGCGTTCGAAGCGGCTTACGAAGAGATGTGGGCCGTCGATGTGGCCGCGATGTTCGACTACTACGCCCAAGCCGCGGCTGCGGTTTCGACGTTGACGCCGTTCGCCCAGCCCCTGCAAGCGCTGGCGGGTCTGGCATCCCAGGTGGCCAGTGCGCCGGCAGCCGCCGCCGCGCCGGCCGCCGCGGCGACGCGGTCCCTGCAACTTTCCCTCGGCTGGGCCAATGTCGGCGCCGGTGACTTCGGTTTCGGCAACCTGGGCTCCGGCAACATCGGCAACGGAAACTTCGGCTTGTCCAACCTCGGGTCAGCGAATCTCGGCGATTGGAACATCGGCCTCGGTAATCTCGGTACCTCCAACATCGGCTTCGGGAACTTCGGATTCGGAAACCAAGGGTTCGCCAACTCCGGCAACTTCAATATCGGCTTGGGCAACACCGGTAACAACAACATCGGCATCGGCCTCACCGGCAACAACCAATTCGGCATCAATCTGAACTCCGGCGCCGGCAACATCGGCTTGTTCAACTCGGGCACTGGCAACATCGGGTTCTTCAACTCGGGTACCGGAAACTACGGTCTGTTCAACTCCGGAAGCTTCAACACCGGCATCGGGAACTCGGGTATCGCGAACACCGGATTCTTCAACCCGGGCTCGATCAACACCGGCGCCTTCAACGCGGGTGTGGCGAATACGGGTACTTACAATGCCGGCAGTTTCAATACCGGCGACGTCAACCCGGGCTCGTACAACACCGGTAGCTTCAATATCGGCAACACCAACACCGGCTATTCCAACTGGGGAAATTACAACACCGGCGCGTTCAATTCCGGCAACCTGAACAACGGATTCGGCTGGACCGGAGACCAACAGGGCGGGGTTTACTTCGCGGTCACCACGCCAGATATCCAGCTGCCGCCGGTCGACATCTCCAAGATTCTGGTGGGCGCGTTCAATCTGCCGCAGATCGACGTTCCGCCCATCCACATCGGTCAGTTCGTGTCGCCCGAGGCTTTGGTGAGCGCGTTCAAGTTGCCCCAGATCACGGTCCCGCCGATCGACATCGGGCCGTTCCTGTCACCGGTCGCCGCGCTCAGTGCATTCCAGACGCCCGCGATCACGTTGCCGTCGGTGAGTGTGCCGTCCGGCGCGACCTTGGCGAACCTCATGTTGGGTGCGTTCCAGACACCGGCGATCACCTTGCCGTCGATCAGCGTTCCGTCCGGGGCGACGCTGGCGAATCTCGCGGTGGGAGCATTCCAGCTGCCGGAGATCACCATTCCGCCGATCAACATTGCTTCCGGGCAATTACCGCCCATCAGCGTGGGTGGGTTCAGCCTGCCGCAGATCAACACCCCGGCGATAACGGTCCCGGGAATTCAACTGCCCGAGATAACGATACCGGAATTCAATACGCCGCTGATAAAGATCACGCCGTGGAGCTTGCCGTCGATAAGTATCCCCAATTTCACTTTCCCAACAATCAGCTTCCCGGACATCATCATTCCTGGTGGCGACCAGACACTGATCACGCTGCACACCGGGTTCGCGCTGGCACCTGATTACCAAATTCAGCTCGGAAACATCAACATCAATCAGATACTGCTGGGTAGTCAAAACCCTGGCTCCTTCGGCGGCTTCACCTTCCCGAGCATCGGCATCGGACAAATGACCCTCCCGACGCTGAACATCAGCAACAATGGTGGCCCATACACATTCCCGTCCATCGGAATCTCCGGCTTCACCATCCCGGCCCTGCAGATCAACCCCATCAGCCTGCAGCCCTTCGACCTGCCGCAGGTCAGCTGGCCGGCATTCTCGACGCCGCAGCTGACCATCCCGAGGATTTCACTCAGCGACTTCCTGCTGCCGCAACTGAGTTGGCCGGCATTCAGCACTCAGCCGTTCACCATCCCGCCGATCGGCATCGGCGACTTCCTGCTGCCGCAGCTCAGTTGGCCGGCGTTCACGACGCCACAATTCACCATCCCGCCCATCGGGATCGGCACCTTCAATCTCCCGCAACTCGCTTCGCAGGCGTTCAGCCTGCCCCAGATCGGGATTCCGCCCATCTCACTCGGCGCGTTCAACCTGCCGCAGATCTTCTCCGAAGCGTTCGACCTGCCCTCGTTCGGGATCCCGCCCATCTCACTCGGCGCCTTCAACCTGCCGGACGTCTCGATCCCCAGCATCCACCTGTACAGCCAGAAGCTCTTCGAATTCCAGATTCCGCCGGCCCCTGGCTTCGGCAACACCACGGACTCGATCCTCACCTCGTCGGGCTTCTTCAACACCGGTGGCGGCAACGTGTCGGGGTTCTTCAACAACGGCTCGAACGCCTCAGGGTTCTTCACCGGCAACCCGCTGGGACTCAACGGCGTCTCGGGCTACAACGTCTTCGGCGAAATCTCTTCGGGCATCTCTAACTTGGGCGGTGGCGTCTCGGGCATCGGCAACATCGGCACAGCGACCGTCAACAGCTTCGTGTCCGGCCTGGAGAGCATCGGCTCGAATCTCGCCGGAATCTTCCTGCAGAACTACTGA
- a CDS encoding glutamate--cysteine ligase — MGEEVKRTTYDRTHRREYRRKVQLCLDVFETMLERSNFDSDRPLTGMEIECNLVDADYQPAMSNRRVLDAIADPAYQTELGAYNIEFNVPPRPLPGHTGLDLEDEVRRSLNDAEQKANARGSHIVMIGILPTLMPEHLDEGWMSESTRYTALNESIFNARGEDIPINISGPEPLSWQAASIAPESACTSMQLHLQVSPGDFAAHWNAAQVLAGPQLALGANSPYFFGHRLWAETRIELFAQSTDTRPEELKTQGVRPRVWFGERWIDSVLDLYQENVRYFPSLLPEVSDEDPAAELAAGRTPQLSEMRLHNGTVYRWNRPVYDVVDGRPHLRLENRVLPAGPTVVDMLANSAFYYGLLRTLAEADSPLWTRMDFVVAQENFLAAAKDGIDARMRWPETGEVSARQLVLDALLPMADDGLRRWGVDVEVRERFLGVIEGRAKTGRNGASWQVATVAALEEGGLTRPAALAEMLRRYCEHMHANEPVHSWAV; from the coding sequence GTGGGCGAAGAGGTCAAGCGCACCACGTATGACCGCACACATCGGCGGGAGTACCGGCGCAAGGTGCAACTGTGCTTGGACGTCTTCGAGACGATGCTCGAGCGGTCCAATTTCGATTCCGATCGCCCGCTTACCGGCATGGAGATCGAGTGCAACCTCGTCGACGCCGATTACCAGCCCGCCATGTCGAATCGGCGCGTGCTGGACGCCATTGCCGATCCGGCTTACCAAACCGAGTTGGGCGCCTACAACATCGAATTCAACGTTCCGCCACGGCCGCTTCCCGGACACACCGGGCTGGACCTGGAGGATGAGGTACGCAGAAGCCTCAACGACGCCGAGCAGAAGGCCAACGCCCGCGGCAGTCACATCGTCATGATCGGCATCTTGCCCACCCTGATGCCCGAGCATCTCGACGAGGGCTGGATGAGCGAGTCGACGCGCTATACCGCCTTGAACGAGTCGATCTTCAACGCCCGCGGCGAGGACATTCCGATCAACATCTCCGGTCCGGAGCCGCTGAGTTGGCAGGCGGCCTCCATCGCTCCCGAATCCGCTTGTACCAGCATGCAATTGCATCTGCAGGTGTCGCCGGGCGATTTCGCGGCGCATTGGAACGCGGCCCAGGTGCTGGCCGGACCACAGTTGGCACTCGGCGCCAATTCGCCGTACTTCTTCGGCCATCGGTTGTGGGCCGAAACGCGTATCGAGCTGTTCGCCCAATCCACCGACACCCGGCCCGAGGAACTGAAGACCCAAGGCGTACGACCGCGGGTGTGGTTCGGGGAACGCTGGATCGATTCGGTGCTCGACCTGTACCAGGAGAACGTCCGCTACTTCCCGTCGTTGCTGCCCGAGGTGTCCGACGAGGACCCGGCCGCGGAGTTGGCCGCCGGCCGCACTCCGCAACTGTCCGAGATGCGTTTGCACAACGGCACCGTCTATCGGTGGAACCGGCCGGTGTACGACGTGGTCGACGGACGCCCGCACCTGCGGCTGGAGAACCGGGTGTTGCCGGCCGGGCCCACCGTGGTGGACATGCTGGCCAACTCGGCCTTCTACTACGGCCTGCTGCGCACCCTGGCCGAAGCCGACTCTCCGTTGTGGACGCGCATGGATTTCGTTGTGGCACAGGAGAATTTTCTGGCCGCGGCCAAAGACGGCATCGACGCGCGCATGCGTTGGCCGGAGACCGGGGAGGTCAGCGCGCGCCAGTTGGTGCTCGACGCCTTGCTGCCCATGGCCGACGACGGTCTGCGCCGGTGGGGGGTCGACGTCGAGGTGCGCGAGCGCTTCCTCGGGGTGATCGAGGGACGGGCCAAGACCGGGCGCAACGGCGCCAGTTGGCAGGTGGCCACCGTGGCGGCCCTCGAAGAGGGAGGGCTGACCCGCCCGGCCGCGCTGGCCGAGATGCTGCGCCGGTATTGCGAGCACATGCACGCTAACGAGCCGGTGCACAGCTGGGCGGTCTAG
- the egtB gene encoding ergothioneine biosynthesis protein EgtB, whose translation MTTREKIAADLQRARNRTLRLVDFDDAELRRQYDPLMSPLVWDLAHIGQQEELWLLRGGDTTRPGLLPTAVEGLYDAFVHDRASRVDLPLLSPQQARSYCQTVRSAALDALDTLADDADDFAFGLVISHENQHNETMLQALNLRTGAPLLQAAAALPPGQPDLAGTSVLVPGGPFVLGVDAASEPYSLDNERPAHVVDVPSFRIGRVPVTNREWRQFIDDGGYHQRRWWSERGWQHRQSAGLTAPQFWGPDAATRTRFGYVEDIPADEPVQHVTYFEAQAYAAWAGARLPTEVEWEKACAWDPVTGSRRRYPWGSAEPTAKHANLGGAALRPAPVGAYPAGASAYGAQQLLGDVWEWTSSPLRPWPGFVPMIYERYSQPFFDGDYRVLRGGSWAVEPAILRPSFRNWDHPIRRQIFSGVRLAWDV comes from the coding sequence GTGACCACGCGTGAGAAGATCGCTGCCGACCTGCAGCGGGCCCGAAACCGCACGCTGCGGCTGGTCGACTTTGACGACGCCGAACTGCGCCGTCAATACGACCCGCTGATGAGCCCGCTGGTGTGGGACCTCGCGCACATCGGTCAGCAAGAAGAACTGTGGCTGCTGCGCGGCGGCGACACGACCAGGCCCGGACTGCTCCCGACGGCGGTGGAGGGACTCTACGACGCCTTTGTCCACGACCGGGCCAGTCGGGTCGACCTGCCGCTGCTCTCCCCGCAGCAAGCACGGTCGTACTGCCAGACCGTGCGCTCGGCGGCACTCGACGCCTTGGACACTTTGGCCGACGACGCCGACGACTTCGCATTTGGCCTGGTCATCAGCCATGAGAACCAACACAACGAGACCATGCTGCAAGCGCTGAACCTGCGGACCGGCGCGCCGCTACTGCAGGCGGCGGCCGCCTTGCCGCCTGGGCAGCCGGATCTGGCCGGCACCTCGGTGCTGGTGCCCGGCGGCCCCTTCGTGCTCGGCGTGGATGCCGCCAGCGAACCGTACTCCTTGGACAACGAACGTCCCGCCCACGTCGTCGACGTGCCGTCCTTCCGCATCGGCCGGGTACCGGTCACCAACCGGGAGTGGCGGCAGTTCATCGACGACGGCGGCTACCACCAGCGGCGGTGGTGGTCAGAGCGGGGTTGGCAACACCGGCAGAGCGCGGGACTCACCGCGCCGCAATTCTGGGGCCCCGATGCCGCGACACGCACCCGCTTCGGTTACGTCGAGGACATTCCCGCCGACGAGCCGGTGCAGCATGTCACCTACTTCGAAGCGCAGGCGTACGCGGCCTGGGCCGGTGCCCGGCTGCCCACCGAGGTGGAATGGGAGAAGGCCTGCGCCTGGGATCCGGTGACCGGCTCGCGGCGGCGCTACCCCTGGGGCAGCGCGGAGCCGACGGCCAAGCACGCCAACCTGGGTGGAGCGGCGCTACGTCCGGCGCCCGTCGGCGCCTATCCGGCGGGCGCCTCGGCCTACGGCGCCCAGCAGCTGCTGGGTGACGTATGGGAGTGGACCAGTTCGCCGTTGCGGCCCTGGCCCGGGTTCGTCCCGATGATCTACGAGCGCTACTCACAACCGTTTTTCGACGGCGACTACCGCGTCCTGCGCGGCGGATCGTGGGCGGTCGAACCGGCCATCCTGCGGCCCAGCTTCCGCAACTGGGACCACCCCATCCGGCGGCAGATCTTCTCCGGTGTCCGGTTGGCCTGGGACGTCTGA
- the egtE gene encoding ergothioneine biosynthesis PLP-dependent enzyme EgtE has product MSRPDELADRWRAARPPFAGLHLDSAACSRQSFAVLDAVAKHALHESEVGGYVAADAAAPVLDAGRAAAAKLFGMPGAEVVFTTGSLHALDLLLGSWPSDQRTLACLPGEYGPNLAVMDAYGFEVRTLPALADGRLALDDAAFELADDPPDLVHLTPVASHRGVVQPLAMVAKLCGELGLPLVVDAAQALGQIDCAVGADVTYSSSRKWIAGPRGVGVLAVKPELMSQLTPRLPAPQWSAELSIAQQLGFGEANVAARVGFSVALGEHLAYGPDSIRARLAELGDTARSLLADVGGWVVVEEAEEPSAITTLAPVDGADPEAVRAWLLAERGIVTTYAAVARAPRELTAPVLRISPHVDTTAADLEVFAEELIAATSATMP; this is encoded by the coding sequence GTGAGCCGCCCCGACGAGCTGGCCGACCGCTGGCGAGCGGCGCGCCCGCCGTTCGCCGGGCTGCATCTGGACAGCGCGGCCTGCTCGCGACAAAGCTTCGCGGTCCTAGACGCTGTCGCCAAGCATGCGCTGCATGAATCGGAGGTGGGCGGATACGTCGCCGCGGACGCCGCCGCGCCCGTGCTGGATGCCGGACGTGCCGCAGCCGCAAAACTATTCGGAATGCCCGGTGCCGAGGTGGTGTTCACCACCGGCTCATTGCATGCCCTTGATCTGTTGCTGGGCAGTTGGCCGTCCGACCAGCGCACACTGGCCTGCCTACCCGGCGAGTACGGGCCCAACTTGGCGGTCATGGACGCCTACGGATTCGAAGTACGCACGTTGCCTGCCTTGGCCGACGGGCGCCTGGCGCTCGACGATGCGGCCTTTGAACTCGCTGACGACCCACCGGACTTGGTGCATCTGACCCCCGTGGCCAGTCACCGAGGTGTGGTGCAACCGCTGGCCATGGTGGCCAAACTCTGCGGCGAACTCGGGTTGCCACTGGTCGTCGACGCCGCGCAGGCCCTGGGTCAGATCGATTGCGCAGTCGGTGCCGACGTCACGTACTCTTCGTCGCGCAAATGGATTGCCGGGCCGCGCGGTGTGGGTGTGCTGGCCGTGAAACCCGAGCTGATGTCCCAGCTGACCCCGCGGCTGCCCGCACCGCAATGGTCGGCCGAGCTCTCAATCGCACAGCAACTTGGTTTCGGGGAAGCCAATGTCGCTGCGCGGGTCGGGTTTTCGGTGGCGTTGGGTGAGCACCTGGCCTACGGGCCGGACTCGATACGCGCCCGGTTGGCCGAACTGGGCGACACCGCCCGCAGCCTGCTGGCCGATGTCGGCGGCTGGGTAGTGGTGGAGGAGGCCGAAGAACCGAGCGCCATCACCACGCTCGCGCCAGTCGACGGAGCGGACCCCGAAGCGGTGCGCGCATGGTTGCTGGCCGAGCGGGGCATTGTCACCACCTACGCCGCAGTGGCCCGCGCGCCGCGGGAACTGACGGCCCCGGTGCTGAGGATTTCGCCGCATGTGGACACCACGGCGGCGGACTTGGAGGTCTTCGCCGAGGAACTGATCGCCGCCACTTCGGCCACCATGCCTTAG
- the egtC gene encoding ergothioneine biosynthesis protein EgtC, producing MCRHLGWLGAQVPVSSLMWDPPQGLRVQSYAPRRQKHGLLNADGWGVGFFDGQMPRRWRSAAPLWGETSFESVAPALRSHCVIAAVRSATVGMPIEVSATAPFTDGHWLLSHNGVVDRTVLPLRSTAESLCDSAILADEIFQRGMDRLGDTIAEVGAADPLARLNILAANGSRLVATAWGDTLSILRRADGVVLASEPYDDDPDWEDVPDHHLVEVTGDQVNITALDGKGIR from the coding sequence ATGTGCCGTCACCTCGGATGGCTCGGCGCGCAGGTGCCGGTGTCCTCGTTGATGTGGGATCCGCCGCAAGGGTTACGAGTGCAGTCCTATGCGCCGCGCCGGCAGAAGCACGGCCTGCTCAACGCCGACGGCTGGGGGGTCGGCTTTTTCGACGGCCAGATGCCGCGGCGCTGGCGCAGTGCCGCGCCGCTGTGGGGCGAGACGTCGTTCGAGTCGGTGGCGCCGGCGCTGCGCAGCCACTGCGTGATCGCCGCGGTGCGGTCGGCGACCGTCGGCATGCCGATCGAAGTCAGCGCGACCGCGCCGTTCACCGACGGACACTGGTTGTTGTCGCACAACGGTGTGGTGGACCGCACCGTGTTGCCGCTTCGTTCCACGGCTGAATCGCTCTGCGACAGTGCGATATTGGCGGACGAAATCTTCCAGCGGGGAATGGACAGGCTGGGCGATACCATCGCCGAGGTGGGTGCTGCCGACCCGCTCGCAAGATTGAACATTCTGGCGGCCAACGGTTCTCGGCTTGTCGCCACTGCGTGGGGAGACACCCTGTCGATTCTGCGCCGGGCGGACGGGGTGGTGTTGGCCAGCGAACCCTATGACGATGACCCGGACTGGGAGGACGTGCCCGACCACCATTTGGTGGAGGTCACAGGAGATCAAGTCAACATCACCGCACTGGACGGAAAAGGAATCAGATGA